The DNA sequence CCGTGCATTCGACCTCGGCGGTGCAGTAGACTCCGATGGCAAACCCGATGCCGCCCCCGCCGGGACGGTCCGGGGAGAACCGGTTCATGTCGAGCACGGTGAGGTGAATCCTCGCCGGGGCGCGGACGACGACGGTGCCGAAGACCGGTTCAAGCCGGTACTCCTTCCGGAGGCCGCACGGCCGGATATTCTCGCCGGGGGAAAAGGAGGAGAACTCGTATTCGACGAGGTCGAGATCCCCGCCCCGGATCTTCATTATGGGCATGCTGTCACTCGGTTAGCGTGTACGGTCAAAGAAGATATCCTTTCCCGATGCCCGGAGCGGGATCCCGTAGGCGACGCCGCAGCCCTCCAGCCACCCGAGCGAGAGCGCACCGACACCGACCGAGTACATGACCCGGTTGTCGACGTTGTGGATGCTTGCGGTCTTCGCCGCGGAACCGACCGCGATTCCGAGATCCGCCATCCTGACGACGCAGTTCGGACCCGAAAACGGGGTGGCCGGCGGATGTCCCTGCGCTTCGAGCATCTCTGCACAGGTGGCGTAGCCGCACCCGCCGCAGTCGAGGCCCACGGCATCGTGGAGCAGCGACCCGATGAGGAGGCAGGCGTCGCTTGCCGCGACGTTGCCCGCATCCCTGATGAAGAACCCCACGTTGTGCTTCTCGCCGTACTCCCGCATCGCCTCCGCGAGCGCCGTCTTCTCCTCTCCGGTGACGACCATCGTCTTGATGACGTCTATGCCCCGTGCCTTCGGGGCGGTGCGCGCCGAGAGCGCCATCAGCCGGGCGACCATCTCTACGGCTTCCGATTCAAAGGCCATGTGAGTACGTGGCACCGGCCGGGGATAAGGGTATGCCCCCAAGGAGGGACGCCGATACCTTTTTCACAGATCCGCCAGGAGACGGGACTGTCATGGCACCGGAGAAGAGCCTCGAGCGCGCCACCTTTGGCGCGGGATGTTTCTGGGGCGTCGAGGAGACGTTCCGGCGCGTGCCGGGCGTCGTGGATACGGCGGTGGGGTTCATGGGCGGCACCGTCGAGAACCCGACCTACCCCGAGGTCTGCACCGGGAGGACCGGGCACGCAGAGGTCGTGCAGGTGACCTACGACCCCGGCGAGGTCTCGTACCGGGCACTCCTCGACGTCTTCTGGAACGCCCACGACCCCACCACGCCCAACCGGCAGGGACCCGATATCGGGGCGCAGTACCGGTCGGTGATCTTCTACCACACCCCGGAGCAGGAGAAGGAGGCCCGGGCGTCGAAGGAGGAGGCGGACCGATCGGGCAGGTTCAGGCGCCCCATCGTCACCGCCATCGAGCCCGCGGGGACGTTCTGGCGGGCCGAGGAGTACCACCAGCAGTACTTCGCGAAGCGCGGGGGAGGGCATTGCAGGGTGTGGTAGGGGTGGCGAGAGCGGCCGGAAGAAACCCGGGGTCTTAAGGGTCCCGTCGTTGCCGGGTGTTGCACTCCGTCCGTGTTCTTCGCACCTCTTGGAACCGTAAAAAGTGTAGAGGGGTCCCAGTACACTGGACCGTGGAGGATATCGCGTCTGGGGGAAGGGGCTGACGGGGAGTGCGACGTTCCGAAGGAACGGAGCTCGACCACCGTCAGGTGGGGAGGGGGGTCTCCCCCCTCGAAACCCTCCGGGTTTCTCATGCTCACTTCGTTCGCACTCCCCATTGTCCCCACCCCCGTGGCGAGACTCCCTCGAAATCCGTGCATGGGGATAAGCGATGTTCCGAAGAAAGGCACTACTATAGAGTTGAGTTCAAGCCTGAAGATGCAGATGATGGCCTCGGGGACAAAACTTCCGGGCCGACAAAACAGCCCTCTTCACCCTTTCTTCCCCGGAACCCCAATCTTGAACCCGACGCCCTCGAACGAGGCGACCAGACGCTCACCCGAGTAGACGTCGACAGTATATACCGACGTCCTCTCCGTCTCCGAGACCCTGCGGGCGACCGCCTCGAGCGTGCCTGCCGCCGGCACGGAGAAGTAGCGGATATACGCGGAGATCGCTATCTGGTCGATCCCGTCCATGTTCGCGGCGATGCCGAAAGCGTGGTCCGCGATGGCGAAGATCGCACCCCCGTGGGTCGTGCCGTGGGCGTTCTTTGTGCCCTCGGTCGACATCGCCACCCTGACGCAGCCGCCCTCGATCTCCGTAACCTCCATGCCGAGCAGGCGTGCGAACTCGCAGGTGTCGGACCGGTGCACCGCCGCGGCATAGATCTCCGGGATGGATGCGGTTTTCTTCATGACAGGATCTACTTGTACTCCCGCTGCGAGTAGGAGACGCCGCCGGCGTCGCCGCCGCGAAGAACGATATAGAACCATTCCAGGATGGACTTGAGGGTCCCGAACTGCTGGTAGCGCCTCATCGAGAACCCGACCGCGAGACCGGTATCGAGGTAGACCTTTCCGAGCTTCCGCATCCGTTGCGCGATCTCGAGGTCGTCCCCGGCGTCGATGCAGCGGTACATCCCCGCCCGGAGAAACGCATCGCGGTCGAACGCCGTGTTGCACCCGAGCGTGAAGTAGATCGTCCGGGTGTAGTAGCCCAGGCGCGAGAAGATGTTTGCGCCAAGAAGCGAAAGTTTATTCCTGAATCCTCCTTCGATCGGGTAGACCGTGCCGTAGAGCTGCACGATATCGCGCTCTGCAAAGGTTCTCTCGATCCGCTCCACCCAGTCCCGGGGGAGGATACAGTCGGCATCCGTCGTGGCGACGATCTCACCCGAGGCGGCCATCGCCCCGTCGTTTCGCGCCCCGCCGACTCGCTTGCTCGTCTGGATGAAGACCCTGTCCGCAAGGGGTTCGGCCAGTTCCCGGGTCCGGTCCTTCGAGTTTCCGTCGACGACGATGATCTCGTAGGTCTCCCTCGGCACCGTCTGGTCGGCGAGAGACCGCAGGCAGCGCTCGATGTTCTGCTCTTCGTTGTAGGTCGGAACGACTATGGAGATCATCCCTCGATCAACTCCCGGTATAGTTGTTGATGCCGTTTTGCTATAAGCGTGATGTCGTATTTCTCCGTCGAGGCGCGTGCCTTCGCGGCGCAGCGCTGCAGGGCCGCATCGTCCTTGAGAATGTCCCGCGCCTCGTCGACCTCGGAAAAGAAGAGGACCGAGTCCCCGAAGATCTCCCTGAACTCGAAGATATCCCGGGCGATCACGGGGAGGCCGGCCGAAAGGGCCTCGACGATCACGAGGCCGAACGTCTCGGCGTGTGACGGCATGAAGAAGATGTCCGCCCCGCTGTATGCCCGGGAGATGTCGTCGATGACGCCGGTGAAGATGACGTTCTCGTGGCAATGGGTCTTGAGCATCTGGATCTTCGCGTAGTCCTTCGAGAACGTCCCGTACGGGAACCCGCCCACCCAGACCCAGGTCATATCGGGGTGCTGGTCGGCGAGTTTGAGGAAGTCGTAGATGCCCTTCCGGGGAGTCTGCTGGCCGACGGAGAGCACCACTCGCCGGCCGGGATCGATGCCGTACTCGTCGCGGAATGATTTGCGCTTCTTCTTGTCCCGCCTGAAGTACTCACGGTCGATGCCGTTCGGGATGAGGGTCAT is a window from the Methanoculleus oceani genome containing:
- a CDS encoding ferredoxin domain-containing protein, which produces MAFESEAVEMVARLMALSARTAPKARGIDVIKTMVVTGEEKTALAEAMREYGEKHNVGFFIRDAGNVAASDACLLIGSLLHDAVGLDCGGCGYATCAEMLEAQGHPPATPFSGPNCVVRMADLGIAVGSAAKTASIHNVDNRVMYSVGVGALSLGWLEGCGVAYGIPLRASGKDIFFDRTR
- the msrA gene encoding peptide-methionine (S)-S-oxide reductase MsrA, with the translated sequence MAPEKSLERATFGAGCFWGVEETFRRVPGVVDTAVGFMGGTVENPTYPEVCTGRTGHAEVVQVTYDPGEVSYRALLDVFWNAHDPTTPNRQGPDIGAQYRSVIFYHTPEQEKEARASKEEADRSGRFRRPIVTAIEPAGTFWRAEEYHQQYFAKRGGGHCRVW
- a CDS encoding PaaI family thioesterase, whose translation is MKKTASIPEIYAAAVHRSDTCEFARLLGMEVTEIEGGCVRVAMSTEGTKNAHGTTHGGAIFAIADHAFGIAANMDGIDQIAISAYIRYFSVPAAGTLEAVARRVSETERTSVYTVDVYSGERLVASFEGVGFKIGVPGKKG
- a CDS encoding glycosyltransferase, translating into MISIVVPTYNEEQNIERCLRSLADQTVPRETYEIIVVDGNSKDRTRELAEPLADRVFIQTSKRVGGARNDGAMAASGEIVATTDADCILPRDWVERIERTFAERDIVQLYGTVYPIEGGFRNKLSLLGANIFSRLGYYTRTIYFTLGCNTAFDRDAFLRAGMYRCIDAGDDLEIAQRMRKLGKVYLDTGLAVGFSMRRYQQFGTLKSILEWFYIVLRGGDAGGVSYSQREYK
- a CDS encoding glycosyltransferase family 4 protein; the protein is MKVNIFVEDFRFLRYIGCATAARTLYNHLARLPDMEVARNLYHGDFDLTHYHTFGPWAMYHLKFTEGAKVLTAHSTPRLNEGNVAFSKRINTVYPKIYRQFDHIITISEPCHRETEQLVPDVPMTLIPNGIDREYFRRDKKKRKSFRDEYGIDPGRRVVLSVGQQTPRKGIYDFLKLADQHPDMTWVWVGGFPYGTFSKDYAKIQMLKTHCHENVIFTGVIDDISRAYSGADIFFMPSHAETFGLVIVEALSAGLPVIARDIFEFREIFGDSVLFFSEVDEARDILKDDAALQRCAAKARASTEKYDITLIAKRHQQLYRELIEG